The Sparus aurata chromosome 15, fSpaAur1.1, whole genome shotgun sequence genomic interval TCCAGGCCACAGTAGTTCAGGTATTGATTTTCCTCCTTGTTCGTTCGGTCTTTCTGTCCCCTCCAAACCACTCcctggagagtgtgtgtgtgtgtgtgtgtgtgtgtgtgtgtgtgtgtgtgctctcacacactttgtctttgtgtggaGCGTTTGCACTTTCATTCCCCCACCCCACCCTGCAAACCTACTTTGTGCAAGAACAATAAAGTTGATCTTGAGTCCATTTGTGTCAGTGATTGTTCTCATGAGTATAAAACAGTTATATAACaccctgcagagagagagtgtgtgtgtgtgaatgcagccTCGTGCCAACTGCTTCAGCTGCAGAATCTGTCACTTTTAGTCACCAATCTCACTGATGCttttgttgagtgtgtgtgtgtgtttgtgtgaactcATTGGTTGTTATTACAGCcccttaatgtgtgtgtgcatagagTCTGCACATTATTACGTAAAATGACATTGAAATGAACTGTTGGGGgtgatttatgtgtttatgaggagaaagaaagaagcaagagagggagaaagaacaTGAGGATGCAGGGAGTGTGAACGAgtaacagacaaagacaaacagacaataAAGGTGTTATATGTCAGAGGTGTTAATCTATGATGTAATGTTTGATTAATAACTGTAATGACACAGTATTCccacaagatggcagcagatGATCATGTAAACATTTCATTCTTGAGTAAAGATTGTCATTATGAACAAGAAATGTACTCTAATGTCTTGTTCTATCTACAATCACTGAACAAATCCTTAAAAATCCATCAATCTGACAGGATGGTAAATCGATTGTAATAACTGAGTAATCAAATTGCTCTTAATGTTTTTGATAATGAGCATGTTGGTTACTAATGGGTGAGCATATATAATCTTTAATGATAATTTCAATAGGACTACAGATTGTAGACATATGGAGACTGCATGCTGGAGGACGTGCTGCCAAAAGACTAATGTGCCATAATAGTTGTAATAAGTAAAAAATTAAGGGTCATTGcaataaatatacagtattgacaaaaaatataaatatatgtaacataaatattaaaactttgacaaaaatgttaaatatacatCTGCCATTCTGACAAAATCACAGCACACATGCATAGGTATCTTAAATGAACAATATGATACACTAGCAGTGAATCTTCAGCTGTATATTATAAACTCTTTTTAATTCATCATGACAGATCTGTTTTACAGATTTATTTGTAGCTTATATTGGTGGACCGAAAACAAGTAGCAAGGGCCTGTTCACTGCTTTTTGACAGTAAACACtgtttgaaataataataataatgatgataatgattattataataataactgaAGCCTACTGTATGATCTTTTTACTAATACAATTATATTTTCTATCTGTAATATCTTCGGTGTCCACTGGTGGGCAGTCACACCCCGGAAGAGGTTTGACTACTACCCTGTAGCACATAAtcgcagaagaagaagctctGACGTCAGTGGAGGGAACTTTGACAGTTTGTGTAGCGTGAAGTTACACACCCATAACTTTGTAATGTCTTGAGTTAACTTACATTAATGAGGTGCTTCTTCGACGTCTTCTCTCAGTCTTCAAAAGACTAAACGAAAGgtttgtttctcttctgttctgTCAAAGTGTTTCAACGGAACATTTAGTAAAACGCCGCCGACAACAGACACAATTAAGCTAACAGTGATAAACAGTGTTAGATACGTAACTTTACGTTAACGTTAACGTCAAACTTAACTGTTTAACTGTAGCTAAACATTGTCAATTTGCTAATACATAACACTGCTGAGTAGATTATTTATATGCCGAAATGTTAATGGTTCGTATGTGGTTAAGTTTTTGTAAAGAGTTTAATTCTTTAGTGCCTTAGAATTGCGTTGGCACCAAATGTAcagttttttaaatggagttctGTGAACGGGATGGGATAAACTTCCACAACGGATTATTTAGGCTgtaaagtcatttttaaagcGATAGGCATCATAACAAGACTACgtatcaaaaatgttttttgttttgtgtgttataaAGTCACTTGAAATAGTTCTGGAGTGTAAAAGACATGTCTCTTGTTTTGACATATATTCCGTACACCTGCCACTTGATCAAAATCCACCTGTTTTATGGATCTACCTGCCCTGATGCCTTAATGCTCTGTTCCTTCTTCTTGTTTTATCTTAGGAAAGTTATGAGTGGAGAGGAATCCAGGAGAGGCTCATGGAGGGGTgggagtggaggagggagaggtggaggaggcagtggtagtggaggatggagaggaggcggtggaggaggaggcagtggtagtggaggatggagaggaggaggaagaggaggcagtggaggatggagaggaggcaGTGGTagtggaggatggagaggaggaggcggtggaggatggagaggaggaggcggtggaggatggagagggggcggtggaggatggagaggaggatggaggggtAGACCATGGAGTGGAGGATcagctggtggaggagggggacgAGGTTCAGGAGGTGGAGGTTGGGCAGGAGGATCAGGAAGCCAACAGAGAGGTGAGTTCTATTTGCCTTTGTACTTTCCAGTTACAAATGTTTAAGGAaaccaacattttttaattttttatggactgtttatttctgtttgctGACagtttcatcttcttcttcttcttgtgagCTGAATATTGGGGGgaatgtggggaaaaaaacgtgacattttaaatgagctAAAGCATTTAACGTTCTTACAACATTTTACAGCATGAACATGAAATTGTATGTGAAAAGGTGCAACAATATATGTCTGTATTTACTGTCTAACTGCTCTTCTGCCTCTTCAGTCCCTTGTCAGACTACTTTAGATGCGTTGTGTCCGTATAGAGGGTGGACACTCTACTTCTCCGAAGGtacttgtttgtgtttatagTTCATAGTTTCCCATGATGATGTagctttttctgtcttttatgtAAATGTCTTAATACCGTTTGTCTTATTATGTGCAGGCTTCATACAGAGCTCACCCAGTGTAGAGAAAATCAAAGTGTTTGAGAAATACTTCACATCCAAGATTGACCTGTACGACAAGGTCAGTCTGTCTGTGAGCTTGTGTAGCTTTctgattatttatttgttattctttgtttttccactttgCATCCTTAAAAAGGATGattcttgtgtgtttgtgcgcagGATGAGATTGAGCGTCAGGGCAGCGTTCTGGTGGATTATGCAGACTTGACTGGAAACCAAACCGTGCGCGCTGCACTTCCTGATCTGACCACACAGCTGAAGGAACAGCCAGAGGTGCTACTCAAGTGTCTGGGAGTAGCTATTCACCAGGTACACATATACAGACACTACTACTCACAGATGTCATGTGCATACTTTATTATACTCatatgcttttaaaaaaatcatatttaatgCCCTGAAAATGAATTATTGGTGTGTTATTGTTCACATCATCCGTCATTATGAGCAATTATCTCTGAGGTACAAAATTGAAACTTTAAACTTTGAGGTCTGTTAGGAGGCAAAGTGTAGAACTGCTCCACTGAGACATTAAATGGCGACTGatagtgtgtttctgtgtgtgtcttttaggTGTTGACTATAGATTTGGAGAAACAGGTTGCTGAGCTGCAAGAAGAAGAGCTTCCTGTCGCCGCACCAATCATCAACATCCCTCACATCAGTGCGAGGTACTTCAGATAATGAAGCACAATCACTGTTTGCGTGACGCCCGTACGTTTGCTAATCGAGTATAAAGATGACTTCATTGATGATGAAAACTGTCCGCAGGCTGTACAACTATGAACCTGTGACTCCGTTGCGGACGTTGCGTGCAAGTGTGTTTGGCCGGCTGGTGTGTGTGAAGGGAACAGTGGTGAGAGTGAGCAACATCAGACCTCTGTGCACCAGGATGGCCTTCAGTTGCCTGGGCTGCTCACAGACACAGTCTCTGCCACTGCAGCATGGGAAATATGCTATACCTACCAAGGTATGAACACACTCTGGTATCTTTTCTGTACTCTGCTTCCACAACCTAGTACGCAGAAGTGATACTGTATCAATACAATTTCCTTTCGCACATAACAATCTTTGACATCATTGCTTAGATTTAGAGGTTAACTTTTCACGTTTCATGTGTGAATACAATGTCTTTTATCACTCAGTGTATCCAGCCCGACTGTCGCAGTCGTTCCTTCAACCCCAGCCGGAGTTCTCCTCTTACTCAGACTGTCGACTGGCAGATCATCAAGTAAGTACTGTATATTATGTGCCTTTGTACAGCAGAGCTGCTACAATTAGTCGATTAGTTGATCTGTCAATCAGTATCAGTATTTTCAAGCAAAATATCAATAATATTAGCTGGTTCcaccttcttaaatgtgaggattttctgcttttctgtgtgttttggagtTATGCTTATCTTAAGAAGAGGCACCATTAAAATGTAGGCCACTCaaataaaacaaggaaaaaTCTATTAACTGTGACtctgaataaaataaagaagaagtGGAATGTTGTGGAGGgctgttgaaatgtgttttatatgcTACTTCAGGGTGCAGGAGGTGATGGGCGGAGAGCAGAGGGAGACTGGACGAATCCCACGCACCGTGGAGTGTCACCTGACCTCCGACCTCTGTGACAGCTGCGTCCCTGGAGACACAGTTACTGTAACAGGGATAGTAAGAGTTACCAATGATGGTatgaacacactgaaacacagactCTGACTAAAGTGGGAGCAAGTTTGGAGTCAGTTATTGCCTTTTACTGGTAGTTGATGATCTATTCTGTGTATATACAGCATGAATATGAACTGTAAAACTGTGTTTAAGTGCAAAGATTCTGGACAGGTATTGAATAAGAAGTGCTTCACAGCAATTCTCACAGTTTTTGTGGAAAATCCAGCAACTCCTACTTATTTCTGTGCAGGTACTTCTCGAGGGAAGAAGGATCAGTGTATGTTCCTCATCTACCTTGAAGCCACTTCAGTCAGTAATACTAAAGGTACTGCAGCTTGTGTATTTATTCAAAGTTTGACTTGAATTTTGCAAagaagtgatttatttttatgtaacagagcaataaaatgttatttctatTTAACGTGTAGGTCAAAGGTCCAAGTCAGCTCAAGGCTCAGGAGGGTCACATGAAGATCGTTCTAGAGGGGAGGAGTTCAGTCTGAAGGAGCTGTATGCAGTCCAGGAGATCCAGTCACAGCCTAACCTGCTGAGACTTATCGTACAGTAAGATAAAAAGTTACTGCATTTTCTCACACATCAACTTTTAGCTTGAATGCAAACCAAgtcaaactgttaaaaaaaattgtccCACTGAGGGACAATTAAGGAAAGTTTCCTTTTTTCATGGATGGAGAAAAATGATGTTACAGGCTGTGTGAACACATTTGATGTCTGTTTTAGGGATTCTCTTTAGCTGAAACATAATTTATTCCTCTGAGTGCTGGGAAAATTGTAGACTGATGTAAGTTTGTCCAAGTCTTACAGTGTCGAGTCTGTGTCCTAAAATGGCTCATATCTAAAGGAAAAAGCCTTTTGGTTCAGGACACAAATAACTTCTGGCACCAGTTCAGACCAATCTTGACATTTTTTGCCCAAACTAGTGGTGAAGTTTTTAGGTCTTCTCTTGcctttttttcattcatcccacagttttgtcttgtgttaTATAATAAGCATTACAGCCTCACTGGGCTGCTACTGTGGGTGTAGACTTTTAGTCATTCTTTAGTTCGGTTTACCACGATACTGTTAACTCATACAGAGATATATAACTCATATGTAACACTCTGATCTTCTCGCCTCTTCAGCTCTTTGTGTCCTGTCATCTACGGCCACTTGGTGAGTTCAGTAACTAGAATTAAGACCACAGCAATCACACATTATGAACAGGATTTGTCAAATATCACAGAAGTTCAGTCCAACATCCT includes:
- the mcm8 gene encoding DNA helicase MCM8: MSGEESRRGSWRGGSGGGRGGGGSGSGGWRGGWRGGSGSGGWRGGGGWRGRPWSGGSAGGGGGRGSGGGGWAGGSGSQQRVPCQTTLDALCPYRGWTLYFSEGFIQSSPSVEKIKVFEKYFTSKIDLYDKDEIERQGSVLVDYADLTGNQTVRAALPDLTTQLKEQPEVLLKCLGVAIHQVLTIDLEKQVAELQEEELPVAAPIINIPHISARLYNYEPVTPLRTLRASVFGRLVCVKGTVVRVSNIRPLCTRMAFSCLGCSQTQSLPLQHGKYAIPTKCIQPDCRSRSFNPSRSSPLTQTVDWQIIKVQEVMGGEQRETGRIPRTVECHLTSDLCDSCVPGDTVTVTGIVRVTNDGTSRGKKDQCMFLIYLEATSVSNTKGQRSKSAQGSGGSHEDRSRGEEFSLKELYAVQEIQSQPNLLRLIVHSLCPVIYGHLLVKAALALALFGGRQKHTDKNSVPVRGDPHILIVGDPGLGKSQMLQAVCNVAPRGIYVCGNSTSTTGLTVSLSRDSGTGDYALEAGALVLADQGVCCIDEFDKLGNQQQALLEAMEQQTVSLAKAGIVSSLPARASVLAAANPIGGHYNRGKTVSENLKMGSALLSRFDVVFLLLDIPDESHDRRLSEHVMANRAGGGRTSSAMVTRTNSELETSILLDHSDMPLSERLQIPADESVDAIPACLLRKYISYARQYVHPTLSPEAAQSIQEFYLSLRSQAHTADSTPITTRQLESLIRLTEARARLDLREKATKGDAEDVVEIMKHSLADTYSDGLGNLDFGRSQLGAGMSQRSAAKRLVNALHSHAQRTNQMQFDLQTLRSVAERMNIKVMDFEGLVSSLNEQGFLLKKGPKLYQLQTI